A genomic stretch from Bradyrhizobium quebecense includes:
- a CDS encoding tripartite tricarboxylate transporter permease — MELFANLAHGFAVAFSPINLLMCLIGALVGTLVGVLPGIGTIATVAMLLPITFGLPPVGALIMLAGIYYGAQYGGSTTSILVNIPGEATSVVTALDGHQMARQGRAGPALAIAAIGSFFAGCVATVLIAVLGAPLTKLALAFGPAEYFSLMVLGLIFAVVLAKGSVLKAIAMIVFGLLLSMVGSDIETGASRMAFNIPELADGLGFATVAMGVFGFAEIIRNLDAGAEVSRDLVQQKITGLMPTRKDLVDSAPAIVRGTILGSILGILPGGGAVIASFAAYTLEKKIAKDPSRFGRGAIEGVAAPESANNAAAQTSFIPLLTLGIPPNAVMALMVGAMTIHGIVPGPQVMVKQPDLVWGMIASMWIGNLMLIIINLPLVGIWVRLLRVPYRLMFPSIVVFCAIGIYSVNNAPVDVVLAGAFGLVGYWLIKHDFEPAPLLLGMVLGPLMEENLRRALLISRGDWSVFLSRPLSAVLLAIAAGLLVLAVLPTLRAKRDEVFVESEG, encoded by the coding sequence ATGGAACTGTTTGCCAATCTCGCCCACGGCTTCGCGGTCGCGTTCTCGCCGATCAACCTTCTGATGTGCCTGATCGGTGCGCTGGTCGGCACGCTGGTCGGCGTGCTGCCGGGCATCGGCACCATCGCCACCGTCGCGATGCTGCTGCCGATCACCTTCGGCCTGCCGCCGGTCGGCGCGCTGATCATGCTCGCCGGCATCTATTACGGCGCCCAGTATGGCGGCTCGACCACCTCGATCCTGGTCAACATTCCCGGTGAAGCGACCTCTGTGGTCACCGCGCTCGACGGCCACCAGATGGCACGACAGGGCCGCGCCGGCCCGGCGCTCGCGATCGCTGCGATCGGTTCGTTCTTCGCCGGTTGCGTCGCAACCGTGCTGATCGCCGTGCTCGGCGCGCCGCTGACCAAGCTCGCGCTGGCGTTCGGCCCGGCCGAATACTTCTCCCTGATGGTGCTCGGCCTGATCTTCGCGGTGGTGCTTGCCAAGGGCTCGGTGCTGAAGGCGATCGCGATGATCGTGTTCGGCCTGTTGCTGTCGATGGTCGGCTCCGACATCGAGACCGGCGCCTCGCGCATGGCCTTCAATATCCCCGAGCTTGCCGACGGCCTCGGCTTCGCGACGGTGGCGATGGGCGTGTTCGGCTTTGCGGAGATCATCCGCAACCTCGACGCCGGTGCCGAGGTGAGCCGCGACCTGGTCCAGCAGAAGATCACCGGCCTGATGCCGACCAGGAAGGACCTGGTGGATTCCGCGCCGGCGATCGTCCGCGGCACCATCTTGGGCTCGATCCTTGGCATCCTGCCGGGCGGCGGCGCGGTGATTGCCTCGTTCGCGGCCTATACGCTGGAAAAGAAGATTGCAAAGGATCCATCGCGGTTCGGTCGCGGTGCGATCGAGGGCGTGGCAGCGCCGGAGAGCGCCAACAACGCTGCGGCGCAGACCTCGTTCATCCCGCTGCTCACGCTCGGCATCCCGCCGAATGCGGTGATGGCGCTGATGGTCGGCGCGATGACCATTCATGGCATCGTGCCGGGTCCGCAGGTGATGGTGAAGCAGCCCGACCTGGTCTGGGGCATGATCGCCTCGATGTGGATCGGCAATCTGATGCTGATCATCATCAACCTGCCGCTGGTCGGCATCTGGGTCCGTCTGCTCCGCGTACCGTACCGGCTGATGTTCCCCTCGATCGTGGTGTTCTGCGCGATCGGCATCTACTCGGTGAACAACGCGCCGGTCGACGTCGTGCTCGCAGGCGCGTTCGGTCTGGTCGGCTACTGGCTGATCAAGCACGATTTCGAGCCGGCACCGCTGCTGCTCGGCATGGTGCTCGGCCCGCTGATGGAAGAAAACCTGCGGCGTGCACTCCTGATCTCGCGCGGCGACTGGAGCGTGTTCCTGTCGCGGCCGCTGTCGGCGGTGCTGCTGGCGATCGCGGCGGGGCTCCTGGTGCTTGCCGTGCTGCCGACCTTGCGTGCCAAGCGCGACGAAGTGTTCGTGGAGTCCGAGGGCTAA
- a CDS encoding tripartite tricarboxylate transporter TctB family protein yields the protein MSDTPSEAPVKSILPEWVRGPQDFVGGIAMMAVAVFALWASSDLQGMHGFSFGAGTAPRMFAVLLLLLGGAVALVGVLRDGPHIAAYSWRGPLFVSAAIVFFAVAIRPLGLVVSAFAAFLIAAMGSHETKWIEAIIVGGCLTIGCALLFPYVLGLPMPMFPRFLIQ from the coding sequence ATGAGCGATACGCCAAGCGAGGCGCCGGTCAAATCGATCTTGCCGGAATGGGTGCGCGGTCCGCAGGACTTTGTCGGCGGGATCGCCATGATGGCGGTTGCGGTGTTTGCCTTGTGGGCCTCCAGCGATCTGCAGGGCATGCACGGATTCTCGTTCGGCGCCGGAACCGCGCCGCGCATGTTCGCCGTGCTGCTGCTGTTGCTCGGCGGTGCTGTGGCGCTGGTGGGAGTTCTGCGGGATGGTCCGCATATCGCGGCCTATTCCTGGCGCGGGCCGCTGTTCGTGTCGGCGGCAATCGTGTTCTTCGCGGTGGCGATCCGTCCGCTCGGGCTCGTGGTCTCCGCCTTTGCCGCCTTCCTGATCGCGGCGATGGGCTCGCATGAGACGAAATGGATCGAAGCCATCATCGTCGGCGGCTGCCTGACGATCGGTTGCGCGCTGCTTTTCCCCTACGTGCTGGGACTTCCGATGCCGATGTTCCCGCGTTTCCTGATCCAGTGA
- a CDS encoding chromate transporter, with protein MNSESSPIAALVWTFGLMSLFAVGGANSAIPEMHRAAVDVHHWLTDKQFADVFAISQLSPGPNVLIVTLIGYSVAGVGGALAATLAMCGPTALLAYYVSRFLDRSRDARWPAIIQAALVPLSIGLMAASGLIVAQTSDQSWIAVLITIVAAALAFATRTNPLWMLLAGALLGFAGVV; from the coding sequence ATGAATTCGGAGTCCAGCCCGATCGCAGCGCTGGTCTGGACCTTCGGCCTGATGTCGCTGTTTGCGGTCGGCGGGGCCAATTCGGCGATCCCCGAAATGCACCGCGCCGCTGTCGACGTGCATCACTGGCTGACCGACAAGCAGTTCGCCGACGTGTTCGCGATCTCGCAGCTCTCGCCGGGACCGAACGTGCTGATCGTGACGCTGATAGGCTATTCTGTCGCAGGCGTCGGCGGGGCATTGGCCGCGACGCTGGCGATGTGCGGACCGACCGCGCTGCTCGCCTATTATGTGAGCCGTTTCCTCGATCGCTCGCGCGACGCGCGCTGGCCGGCGATCATTCAGGCCGCATTGGTTCCGCTGTCGATCGGCTTGATGGCCGCCTCCGGCCTGATCGTGGCGCAGACATCAGACCAAAGTTGGATCGCGGTCCTGATCACCATTGTCGCAGCCGCGCTTGCCTTTGCGACACGGACCAATCCCTTATGGATGTTGCTTGCCGGAGCTCTCTTGGGTTTTGCTGGCGTTGTCTGA
- a CDS encoding chromate transporter, with amino-acid sequence MPPESPPAAAPAPDASVPSPPLQPGLLELFLAFAKMSLAGFGGVLVWARRSIVEQHRWMTAEEFNETFALCHFLPGPNIVNLSVVFGSRFRGIAGGLAAFAGLVGPPMVIATVLAALYARYGDIDILRRTLAGVACAAVGLLFAVVLKMMMPLLKRRDVTGLAILSAVFVAIGLIRWPLQIVLLVAIPLSIATTVLARRMVKA; translated from the coding sequence ATGCCCCCGGAATCCCCGCCGGCTGCCGCCCCGGCGCCGGATGCCTCCGTACCGTCTCCGCCCCTCCAGCCCGGCCTGCTCGAGCTGTTCCTGGCCTTTGCCAAGATGTCGCTGGCCGGCTTTGGCGGGGTCCTGGTCTGGGCCCGGCGGTCGATCGTCGAGCAGCACCGCTGGATGACGGCGGAGGAGTTCAACGAGACCTTCGCGCTGTGCCATTTCCTGCCAGGTCCGAACATCGTCAACCTGTCGGTTGTATTCGGCTCGCGCTTTCGCGGCATCGCCGGCGGGCTTGCGGCCTTCGCCGGGCTGGTCGGACCGCCGATGGTGATCGCGACCGTCCTTGCCGCACTCTATGCCCGCTACGGCGATATCGACATCCTGCGCCGGACACTCGCCGGCGTGGCCTGTGCCGCGGTCGGGCTGCTGTTCGCCGTCGTCCTCAAGATGATGATGCCGCTGTTGAAGCGGCGCGATGTCACAGGCCTCGCCATTCTGTCCGCGGTTTTCGTCGCGATCGGTCTGATCCGATGGCCGCTCCAGATCGTGCTGCTGGTGGCGATCCCGCTCAGCATTGCAACGACGGTCCTGGCGCGCCGCATGGTGAAGGCATGA
- a CDS encoding SspB family protein — protein sequence MATDHIRYDVLARDALRGVLRRVLSDAAEHGLPGEHHFYITFLSHGDGVKLSPRLLAQYPEEMTIILQHQFWDLVVTEDRFEVGLSFGGIPERLNVPFAAVTRFLDPSAPFDLRFDVSEALSEEAPPATAAASPLPAPAARAAVEPETAETEQEPAKPSEGAEVVRLDRFRKK from the coding sequence ATGGCGACCGATCACATCCGATATGACGTGCTGGCGCGCGACGCGCTGCGCGGGGTGCTGCGCCGGGTCTTGTCCGACGCCGCCGAACATGGCCTGCCGGGTGAGCACCATTTCTACATCACCTTCCTCTCGCACGGCGACGGCGTGAAGCTGTCGCCGCGGCTGCTCGCGCAGTATCCGGAGGAGATGACCATCATCCTGCAGCACCAGTTCTGGGATCTGGTGGTGACCGAGGACCGGTTCGAGGTCGGCCTGTCGTTCGGCGGGATTCCCGAGCGGCTGAACGTGCCGTTCGCCGCGGTGACCCGCTTCCTCGATCCGTCCGCACCGTTCGATCTGCGGTTCGACGTCTCGGAGGCATTGTCCGAGGAGGCCCCGCCCGCGACGGCAGCGGCCTCTCCCCTTCCCGCACCGGCCGCCCGGGCGGCAGTCGAGCCCGAGACGGCCGAGACCGAGCAGGAGCCTGCGAAGCCCAGCGAAGGCGCCGAGGTCGTGCGGCTGGACCGCTTCCGCAAGAAATAA
- the fumC gene encoding class II fumarate hydratase, translating into MAQSTTPSNAATRSETDSFGPIDVAADRYWGAQTERSRQNFKIGHDRMPIAIIHALAIVKLAAAETNRELGQLDARRADAIISAAREVIEGKLDDHFPLVVWQTGSGTQTNMNVNEVIANRANQMLGGELGAKQPIHPNDHVNMSQSSNDSFPTAMHIAAADRIIADLIPALTELHRALHQKQEAFAKIVKIGRTHTQDATPLTLGQEFSGYAAQVESGIARLHSAVKELFPLAQGGTAVGTGLNSKPEFANAFARHVAEITKLPFTSAANKFEALASNDAYVLVHGAINSVATGLFKIANDIRFLGSGPRSGLGELVLPENEPGSSIMPGKVNPTQCEAMTMVCCQVFGNQTTITVAGSQGHFELNVYKPVLAYCMINSIQLLSDVVRSFTEHCVVGIRADEKRINELMQRSLMLVTALAPKIGYDNAAKVAKSAHARGTTLKEEALRLGFVTADEFDRLVQPDKMTHPG; encoded by the coding sequence ATGGCTCAATCGACGACACCATCCAACGCCGCCACCCGTAGCGAGACCGACAGCTTCGGTCCGATCGACGTCGCCGCCGATCGCTACTGGGGCGCGCAGACCGAGCGCTCGCGGCAGAATTTCAAGATCGGCCACGACCGGATGCCGATCGCGATCATTCACGCACTCGCCATCGTCAAGCTCGCCGCAGCTGAAACCAATCGCGAACTCGGCCAGCTCGATGCACGCCGCGCTGACGCCATCATCAGCGCCGCCAGGGAAGTGATCGAGGGCAAGCTCGACGATCATTTTCCGCTGGTCGTCTGGCAGACCGGCTCGGGCACGCAAACCAACATGAACGTGAACGAGGTGATCGCAAACCGCGCCAACCAGATGCTCGGCGGCGAGCTCGGCGCCAAGCAGCCGATCCATCCGAATGATCACGTCAACATGAGCCAGTCGTCGAACGACTCGTTTCCGACTGCGATGCATATCGCTGCGGCGGACCGCATCATCGCCGACCTGATCCCTGCCCTTACCGAGCTGCATCGGGCGCTGCACCAGAAGCAGGAAGCGTTTGCCAAGATCGTGAAGATCGGACGCACGCATACCCAGGACGCGACACCGCTGACGCTCGGCCAGGAATTCTCCGGCTACGCCGCGCAGGTCGAGAGCGGCATCGCGCGGCTGCACTCGGCGGTGAAGGAGTTGTTCCCGCTGGCGCAAGGGGGCACTGCTGTTGGCACCGGCCTCAACTCGAAGCCGGAATTCGCCAACGCCTTCGCCAGGCATGTCGCCGAGATTACCAAGCTGCCGTTCACCAGTGCGGCCAACAAGTTCGAGGCGCTGGCTTCCAACGACGCCTATGTGCTGGTGCACGGCGCGATCAATTCGGTGGCGACCGGCCTGTTCAAGATCGCCAACGATATCCGTTTCCTCGGCTCGGGCCCGCGCTCGGGCCTCGGCGAGCTGGTGCTGCCCGAGAACGAGCCGGGCTCGTCGATCATGCCGGGCAAGGTCAATCCGACCCAGTGCGAGGCCATGACCATGGTCTGCTGCCAGGTGTTCGGCAATCAGACCACGATCACCGTCGCCGGCAGCCAAGGCCATTTCGAGCTCAACGTGTACAAGCCCGTGTTGGCATATTGTATGATAAATTCCATTCAGTTGCTGTCTGACGTTGTCCGCTCATTTACTGAGCATTGCGTTGTCGGAATACGCGCCGACGAAAAGCGCATCAACGAGCTGATGCAGCGCTCGCTGATGCTGGTGACGGCGCTCGCGCCGAAGATCGGTTACGACAACGCAGCCAAGGTTGCGAAGTCGGCGCACGCACGCGGAACGACGTTGAAGGAAGAGGCTTTGCGGCTCGGATTCGTAACTGCCGACGAATTTGATCGCCTCGTGCAGCCGGACAAAATGACACACCCCGGCTGA
- a CDS encoding DUF4169 family protein, with protein MGDVVNLKRFKKRGEREQAAKQAEANRALFGRTKSERARDEFLGERSTRVLDQHRIESGDAS; from the coding sequence ATGGGCGACGTGGTCAACCTGAAACGATTCAAGAAGCGCGGTGAGCGCGAACAAGCAGCAAAGCAGGCCGAAGCCAATCGTGCGCTATTCGGTCGCACCAAGTCCGAACGAGCGCGTGACGAATTTCTCGGCGAGCGCAGTACGCGCGTGCTCGATCAGCACCGCATCGAAAGTGGTGACGCATCATGA
- a CDS encoding ribbon-helix-helix domain-containing protein, translating into MKSPVVKRSIVVAGHKTSVSLEEAFWNGMKEISGLRNMTLSELVGEIDNNRQQGNLSSAIRLFVLDYFRSRATPAVPTDVRPQQVDTRQQA; encoded by the coding sequence ATGAAGTCTCCCGTCGTCAAGCGGTCGATCGTCGTCGCCGGTCACAAGACCAGCGTCAGCCTCGAAGAAGCCTTCTGGAACGGCATGAAGGAGATTTCCGGTCTGCGGAACATGACGCTGTCGGAGTTGGTCGGCGAGATCGACAACAACCGTCAGCAGGGCAATCTGTCCTCCGCGATCCGGCTTTTCGTGCTCGACTACTTCCGTTCGCGCGCCACCCCGGCCGTGCCGACGGATGTCAGGCCGCAACAGGTCGACACGCGCCAGCAGGCCTGA
- a CDS encoding VOC family protein, with amino-acid sequence MKVNRIVANVAASDVAAAQSFYRNILGLEPLMDFGWVATYGSSETMQVQISFASEGGSGTPVPDLSIEVDDLDEALHRMQGAGIAIEYGPADEPWGVRRFFVRDPFGRLINILQHRS; translated from the coding sequence ATGAAGGTCAATCGCATCGTCGCGAACGTTGCCGCATCAGATGTCGCGGCAGCGCAGTCGTTCTATCGCAATATCCTCGGCCTCGAGCCGCTGATGGATTTCGGTTGGGTTGCGACTTACGGTTCATCCGAAACGATGCAGGTTCAAATCAGCTTCGCCTCCGAAGGCGGCTCCGGCACGCCGGTGCCCGATCTCTCGATCGAGGTCGACGATCTCGACGAAGCGCTGCACCGGATGCAGGGCGCCGGCATCGCGATCGAATACGGACCGGCGGACGAGCCATGGGGCGTGCGGCGCTTTTTCGTCCGCGATCCGTTCGGCCGGCTGATCAATATTCTCCAGCACCGATCGTAA
- a CDS encoding AsmA family protein, translated as MQTTLLGLAIAFILALVAALVGPYFVDWNQFRPQFETEASKIIGMPVRVAGNLDARLLPSPSLRLKNVTVGGANDRGKVRATNLEVELSLSSLMRGEWRANELTINGMSLDLGLDPKGRIDWSPSSGSFNLASLAIDRLNLTGRITLHDAASRSTLELNDIAFSGDVRSLAGAIRGDGNFMFDGNRYPFRISSGQSADGSGTRLHFNIDPGQRPLSADLDGVLTFEARAPRFEGAVTLAGTPGQRGGSDMPPWRIAAKIKSDYSAARLDQVEVSYGGEDRALKLAGNGDLKFGASPLLRASLSARQLDGDKFAAKDSAKDGNNGNVEPVRVLPAMRAVLSGLPQSPIPAQVELTSEQIMLGGRPLQDISAELQSDAKSWTVRRLEFRAPGSTRVSMSGASAQAGTSNSFKTALNIESSDPDTLMSWLQGRSDIAYRSQKPLRLRGDVTVSPSGFSIDAMKAEIEGGAVEGRVAVAHREATSGSKVEAQLKAERLDLDATTAFIRSLAGPQAEWPDEAQLSLDIGRAISSGQELRPLLAKVAYSPKSIVLERVRIGQPDNVTLDGSGNFDRANSTGKLAVDATAASLGRLTAMVQPFAPALAARLGVLRADAGPVRARLALDLGKGKAADRVSARATVDLDTPQLKGNTVISATPSLAAIRALDFDALRNSDVTAEAKFSASEGNALLALLGLDRAVAAGAGVTQFEGTASGAWHAPLRLKARLWGAGLDADAEGTAEPWSKDGAGESKSNVSLRVRSADISPLLNLKSSDPAANIRLSSRVTLAGDRLTFDDLDSIVAGSRLRGRLALTLADQKSIDGEVGLDQITLAPIFAAAIGAAGHDATEPLGQGLTSAWRGKVTFEALHGLLPGGAELQPFSGTIRSDGQSLTFDGVKGKIGGGEAIASIDARQGVNGLALNANVQLSGVDGSALRYRSLAMPKARTSMQMTLLTQGRSAAALIGALSGSGAVTLEGLNLPGLDPRAFDVAIRASDSGQATDDARLRQIVEPALAAGGLSVASAQIPFNIRDGRIRIGTTTLAASGANIIVSGGYDIPADQADIRTALTSTQIGTATSRPEIQLLAVGTPDGLSHSIDIAALSSWLAVRAIDRETKRLDAIERGEPVPPPTPAALPPPAAPAPDASNPNSAGVPSANLPVPGPDLRRVPAKPKIVAPRPPIVPPVAIAPPAPVASQPQLAPLPPPIEVKPVPGAARSRPLRPPLSLTPQVANPPPRPAMQN; from the coding sequence GTGCAGACGACGCTGCTCGGCCTGGCAATCGCCTTCATTCTTGCGCTGGTGGCCGCGCTGGTCGGTCCGTATTTCGTTGACTGGAACCAGTTCAGGCCGCAGTTCGAGACGGAGGCGTCCAAGATCATCGGCATGCCGGTTCGTGTCGCCGGCAATCTCGACGCGCGTCTGCTGCCTTCGCCCTCGCTGCGGTTGAAAAATGTCACCGTCGGCGGCGCCAACGACCGCGGCAAGGTCCGGGCCACCAATCTCGAGGTCGAGCTCAGCCTGAGCTCGCTGATGCGCGGCGAGTGGCGCGCCAACGAACTCACCATCAACGGCATGTCCCTCGATCTCGGGCTCGATCCGAAGGGGCGGATCGACTGGTCGCCGTCGAGCGGGAGCTTCAACCTGGCTTCGCTGGCGATCGACCGTCTCAATCTGACCGGCCGCATCACACTGCATGACGCCGCAAGCCGCAGCACGCTCGAGCTGAACGACATCGCCTTCAGCGGCGATGTTCGCTCGCTTGCCGGCGCGATCCGCGGCGACGGCAATTTCATGTTCGACGGCAACCGCTACCCGTTTCGGATCTCCTCCGGGCAAAGCGCTGACGGCAGTGGCACCCGCCTGCACTTCAACATCGATCCCGGGCAGCGGCCTTTGTCGGCCGATCTCGACGGTGTCCTGACCTTCGAGGCCCGCGCGCCGAGGTTCGAGGGCGCCGTGACGCTGGCGGGCACACCTGGCCAGCGCGGCGGCAGCGATATGCCGCCCTGGCGGATCGCGGCCAAGATCAAATCGGACTATTCGGCGGCGCGTCTCGACCAGGTCGAGGTGAGCTATGGCGGCGAGGACCGCGCGCTGAAGCTCGCAGGAAATGGCGATCTCAAGTTCGGCGCGTCGCCGCTGCTGCGCGCCTCGCTTTCGGCACGACAGCTCGATGGCGACAAGTTCGCCGCTAAAGATAGCGCCAAGGATGGCAACAACGGCAATGTCGAGCCGGTGCGCGTGCTGCCGGCGATGCGCGCGGTGCTGTCGGGCCTACCGCAAAGCCCGATCCCGGCGCAGGTGGAGCTCACGTCCGAGCAGATCATGCTCGGCGGCCGCCCGTTGCAGGACATCTCGGCGGAGCTGCAATCGGATGCGAAATCATGGACCGTGCGCCGGCTGGAGTTTCGCGCACCAGGATCGACGCGGGTCTCGATGAGCGGTGCCAGCGCGCAGGCCGGGACCTCGAACAGCTTCAAGACCGCGCTCAATATCGAATCGTCCGACCCCGATACGCTGATGAGCTGGCTGCAGGGGCGGAGCGACATCGCTTACCGCAGCCAGAAGCCGCTGCGGTTGCGCGGCGACGTCACGGTGTCGCCATCAGGCTTTTCGATCGACGCGATGAAGGCGGAGATCGAGGGCGGCGCGGTCGAGGGCCGCGTCGCGGTCGCGCATCGCGAGGCGACCAGCGGCTCCAAGGTCGAGGCGCAGTTGAAGGCGGAGCGGCTCGATCTCGATGCGACCACAGCCTTCATCCGCTCGCTGGCCGGCCCGCAAGCCGAATGGCCGGACGAGGCGCAGCTTTCGCTCGATATCGGGCGCGCGATCTCTTCGGGGCAGGAATTGCGGCCGCTGCTCGCGAAGGTCGCCTACAGCCCGAAGAGCATCGTGCTCGAGCGCGTGAGGATCGGCCAGCCCGACAACGTCACGCTGGATGGCAGCGGCAATTTCGATCGCGCCAATTCGACCGGCAAGCTCGCCGTCGATGCGACCGCCGCGTCGCTTGGCCGGCTGACGGCTATGGTTCAGCCGTTCGCGCCGGCGCTTGCCGCGCGGCTCGGCGTGCTGCGCGCGGATGCCGGTCCGGTCCGTGCCAGGCTCGCGCTCGACCTCGGCAAGGGCAAGGCCGCCGATCGCGTCAGCGCGCGCGCGACGGTCGATCTCGACACGCCGCAACTCAAGGGCAATACGGTGATCTCGGCGACGCCGTCGCTGGCTGCGATCCGCGCGCTGGATTTCGACGCACTTCGCAACAGCGACGTGACGGCCGAAGCGAAATTCTCCGCCAGCGAGGGCAATGCGCTGCTGGCGCTGCTGGGGCTTGACCGCGCGGTGGCAGCCGGTGCGGGGGTGACGCAGTTCGAGGGCACCGCGAGCGGCGCGTGGCACGCGCCGTTGCGGCTGAAGGCGAGGCTTTGGGGCGCCGGGCTCGACGCGGATGCGGAAGGGACCGCGGAGCCGTGGTCGAAGGATGGGGCCGGGGAGAGCAAATCGAACGTCAGCCTCCGTGTCCGCAGCGCCGACATCAGTCCGCTGCTCAATCTGAAATCATCCGATCCGGCGGCAAACATCCGCCTGTCGTCGCGGGTCACGCTTGCGGGTGACAGGCTGACCTTCGACGATCTCGACAGCATTGTCGCCGGTTCGCGGCTGCGCGGCCGGCTGGCGCTGACGCTCGCCGATCAGAAGAGCATCGACGGCGAAGTCGGCCTCGATCAGATCACGCTGGCACCGATTTTCGCGGCAGCGATCGGCGCGGCCGGTCACGATGCGACGGAGCCGCTCGGCCAGGGACTGACAAGCGCCTGGCGCGGCAAGGTCACGTTCGAAGCGCTGCACGGTCTGCTGCCGGGCGGCGCCGAGCTGCAGCCGTTCAGCGGCACCATCAGGTCGGATGGGCAGTCGCTGACCTTCGACGGCGTCAAGGGCAAGATCGGTGGCGGCGAGGCGATCGCCTCCATCGATGCGCGGCAGGGCGTCAATGGACTCGCCTTGAATGCAAATGTGCAGCTTTCGGGCGTCGACGGTTCGGCCTTGCGCTACCGCAGTCTCGCGATGCCCAAGGCACGCACTTCGATGCAGATGACGTTGTTGACGCAGGGCCGCAGCGCCGCGGCGCTGATCGGTGCGCTGTCCGGCAGCGGCGCCGTGACGCTGGAGGGGCTGAACCTTCCGGGCCTCGATCCGCGCGCGTTCGACGTTGCGATCCGCGCCAGCGATTCCGGGCAGGCGACCGACGACGCGCGGCTGAGGCAGATCGTCGAACCGGCGCTCGCAGCCGGCGGGCTGTCGGTCGCTTCCGCGCAAATTCCCTTCAACATCCGCGACGGCCGGATCCGGATCGGCACCACCACGCTCGCGGCGAGCGGTGCCAACATCATCGTGTCCGGCGGCTACGACATTCCGGCCGACCAGGCCGACATCCGCACCGCGCTGACATCGACGCAGATCGGCACCGCCACCAGCCGCCCGGAAATCCAGCTGCTTGCGGTGGGCACACCCGACGGATTGTCGCACAGCATCGACATTGCAGCGTTGTCGTCGTGGCTGGCGGTGCGCGCGATCGACCGGGAGACCAAGCGGCTCGACGCGATCGAGCGGGGCGAACCGGTGCCGCCTCCGACCCCGGCGGCCCTTCCGCCGCCCGCCGCACCGGCGCCGGATGCGTCCAATCCAAATTCGGCGGGAGTGCCTTCTGCCAACTTGCCGGTGCCCGGCCCTGATCTGCGCCGCGTGCCGGCGAAGCCGAAGATCGTTGCGCCGCGGCCGCCGATCGTCCCGCCGGTCGCCATTGCGCCGCCTGCGCCGGTTGCGAGCCAGCCGCAGCTGGCACCGCTGCCGCCGCCGATCGAGGTCAAGCCAGTGCCCGGCGCGGCCAGGTCGAGGCCGCTGCGGCCGCCGCTGTCGCTGACGCCGCAGGTCGCCAATCCGCCGCCGCGGCCGGCAATGCAGAACTAG